A stretch of Bacillus pseudomycoides DNA encodes these proteins:
- a CDS encoding immunity 22 family protein, which yields MNEKVSVWIGNFESKAELMDYINIEYTEDGDSLSSIFEKNFHLDYYDRDLVEKKWISQPTNNIRDLLKGFSYSDQFIKRFDVINHEKEFNTTILVYNLEYDAQETKIKYNNNEMEFIGVAQYTIVIDDRW from the coding sequence ATGAATGAAAAAGTATCAGTATGGATTGGGAATTTTGAGAGTAAAGCCGAGTTAATGGACTATATAAATATTGAATATACAGAAGACGGAGATAGTTTATCCTCAATATTTGAAAAAAACTTTCATTTAGATTATTACGATCGTGATTTGGTTGAGAAAAAATGGATTAGTCAACCGACAAATAATATTAGGGATTTATTGAAGGGTTTTTCATACTCCGATCAATTTATTAAACGATTTGATGTCATTAATCATGAAAAAGAATTTAATACTACCATTCTGGTTTATAATCTTGAATATGATGCTCAAGAAACAAAGATTAAGTATAATAATAACGAAATGGAATTTATCGGTGTTGCCCAATATACTATAGTTATTGATGATAGATGGTAA
- a CDS encoding WXG100 family type VII secretion target: MEIKVKPEQLEQIAKNISKMQRHSQNVQQDLNQAMFSIQMQWQGATSQRFYGEYVRSTKLMERYIHNLQETEKDLRRIAQKFRQADEEYQKKQAEKAKETPKKKKKEEKSWWEKGLDEAAEFFGVNDAIRAVTGKDPRTGKELSTKERLIAAGWTLLNIIPVGKALSVAGKAIKYGGKMVVGAIEKGGKALLDGAKKVSSKLHEGVSFVASKTKSLADKVGDLWNKGKTKVKNDFIEADKAFHYAMKKLGEYVPKSGRDLAFETESAGKIPGGGKNLLKDAYQYVKDTGEKVFGSGTERIKFSEMTVEEQLKLAKEYAKKSPIEIPETAKTKAQSKNGYEQISYKWNDGTYKYEVRWHTRTPGAPVEQGNTWVIQRTIPGNGGAKPQTFFKIGDNEWTEAYKWYEAIKARKDGIATPEQIRILDKGHWKE, encoded by the coding sequence TTGGAGATTAAAGTCAAACCCGAACAACTCGAACAAATTGCCAAAAACATCTCAAAAATGCAGAGACACAGCCAGAATGTACAACAAGATCTTAATCAAGCGATGTTCAGTATTCAAATGCAGTGGCAAGGAGCAACGAGTCAGCGTTTTTACGGGGAGTATGTGCGATCGACGAAACTAATGGAAAGGTATATACATAACTTACAAGAAACAGAAAAAGATTTACGGCGCATTGCCCAAAAGTTTCGTCAAGCAGATGAAGAATATCAAAAAAAACAAGCAGAAAAGGCAAAAGAAACACCGAAAAAGAAAAAGAAAGAAGAAAAATCGTGGTGGGAAAAAGGGTTAGATGAAGCAGCGGAATTTTTCGGTGTAAATGATGCGATTAGAGCAGTTACAGGTAAAGACCCACGTACAGGTAAAGAGCTATCCACAAAAGAAAGACTCATTGCGGCAGGGTGGACGCTTTTGAACATTATTCCGGTTGGAAAGGCCCTCAGTGTTGCTGGAAAAGCAATTAAGTATGGCGGGAAAATGGTCGTAGGAGCAATAGAAAAAGGCGGAAAAGCTCTTCTTGATGGAGCGAAGAAAGTATCAAGTAAGCTACATGAAGGCGTATCTTTCGTTGCTTCTAAAACGAAAAGTCTCGCTGATAAAGTAGGAGACCTGTGGAATAAAGGAAAAACGAAAGTTAAAAACGATTTTATAGAAGCAGATAAGGCATTCCATTATGCGATGAAAAAATTGGGAGAGTATGTGCCGAAATCTGGTAGAGACCTTGCCTTTGAGACAGAAAGTGCAGGCAAGATTCCTGGTGGAGGAAAGAACCTGCTGAAAGATGCTTATCAGTATGTGAAAGATACTGGGGAGAAGGTTTTTGGTAGTGGAACTGAAAGGATAAAATTTTCAGAAATGACGGTAGAAGAACAGTTGAAGCTAGCAAAAGAATATGCTAAGAAATCTCCAATAGAAATTCCTGAAACTGCTAAAACTAAAGCTCAATCAAAAAACGGGTATGAACAAATTTCATATAAGTGGAATGATGGTACTTATAAATATGAAGTTAGATGGCATACAAGGACACCTGGTGCTCCAGTTGAACAAGGGAATACATGGGTAATTCAAAGGACGATTCCAGGAAATGGTGGAGCGAAACCTCAAACATTTTTCAAAATAGGAGATAATGAGTGGACAGAAGCTTATAAATGGTATGAAGCAATTAAAGCAAGAAAGGATGGAATAGCTACTCCTGAGCAAATAAGAATTCTAGATAAAGGACACTGGAAGGAGTAA